The proteins below come from a single Gimesia chilikensis genomic window:
- a CDS encoding O-antigen ligase family protein, translating to MSKRRKQNRSQPEASSTALPDAAPISLGLFCDAKLLFLTGLLITARYFLPAESAPQGETLPLVLAWFLVAILFFTSQFTDCARSLRLDRFDAAVWLLVLGQALSVLVMILFYEGQQRAALHMLWEWMALGLSFSLFRRIVRFPAQRMTFLHCFMATIVLLSLYGIWQHHWMYKQLAREYQSVRQQYDAAVTPETQAKFQHELISMGVPANALSGSGRKQFEARLLDSSEPLGMFALANTFAGLLTVGFLIAVGLSVHSLLPPRTEGSPPVDRNRFQIAVYLISTMLISYCLILTKSRSAWGGALAGLVCLGLLKLLQRQRLRQTTQRLSRKQLITGVTLVACVLVGFFLLATLSGGFDRAVLSEAPKSLQYRIEYWTGTWDVIKENLMWGTGPGNFREHYLKYKLPGSSEEIADPHNLFLDVWANAGLIALAGLLLIITLAGYQWFLKPLLQKQPSDSRSPVNDEADSFQRLALVLGFAFTFPLLWILQLFLSGIDESVLWLFLPGWVVIYVLLRGGRKQTADQAVLDLSPTSLIPLSLAAGFVALSVHLLVAGGIAMPAITQTWLLLLALAFPVTPAPSPENSEQVDSEQAQQRPTQSVHKKTLALALCGLLLILFVMSDFAPTFQSQSLVKRAEQTLMRGQSARIAQQLFSQAGQADPFSPEPWQALAELKFREGVQNRQAFEEAVSFKQAAIQRNPLSPLNYFELGRRYHEQFEASHQQEDLTDAIENLNRAVSGYPHNARYRALLAEAFHAAGQISESRKQAEQALELDQANRSAQHVDKYLTDETVSRMKQIINERQTNQN from the coding sequence GACCGGATTACTGATCACCGCCCGCTATTTCCTGCCGGCGGAATCGGCCCCCCAGGGAGAGACACTCCCGCTCGTGCTGGCCTGGTTTCTGGTCGCAATCCTGTTCTTCACGTCTCAATTTACCGACTGCGCCCGTTCGCTACGACTCGACCGGTTTGACGCAGCTGTCTGGTTGCTGGTACTGGGGCAGGCGCTGTCAGTCCTGGTAATGATCCTCTTTTATGAAGGTCAACAACGGGCGGCCCTCCACATGCTCTGGGAGTGGATGGCCCTCGGGTTGTCGTTTTCTCTATTCCGCCGCATCGTAAGGTTCCCCGCTCAACGGATGACCTTTCTGCATTGTTTCATGGCCACCATCGTCCTGCTCTCCCTCTACGGAATCTGGCAACATCACTGGATGTACAAGCAGCTCGCCCGGGAATATCAGTCGGTAAGGCAGCAGTACGATGCCGCCGTCACTCCAGAAACGCAGGCGAAATTCCAACACGAACTCATCTCAATGGGGGTCCCCGCGAATGCCCTCAGTGGCAGCGGCCGAAAGCAGTTCGAAGCGCGCCTCTTGGACAGTAGCGAACCGCTGGGTATGTTTGCCCTGGCTAACACCTTTGCCGGCCTGCTCACTGTCGGGTTCTTGATCGCCGTAGGACTGAGTGTCCACAGTCTCCTGCCCCCCAGAACCGAAGGTAGTCCGCCAGTGGATCGTAACAGGTTCCAGATCGCGGTCTACCTGATCTCGACCATGCTCATAAGCTACTGTCTGATTCTGACGAAAAGTCGTAGTGCCTGGGGCGGGGCTCTGGCGGGCCTGGTCTGTCTGGGTCTGCTGAAACTGCTGCAACGTCAACGCCTCCGTCAGACCACGCAGCGGCTTTCCCGCAAACAACTGATCACAGGCGTCACTCTGGTTGCCTGTGTGCTGGTCGGATTTTTCCTGCTCGCCACACTCAGCGGCGGCTTCGACCGCGCCGTTCTTTCCGAAGCCCCCAAGTCACTCCAGTACCGCATCGAATACTGGACCGGGACCTGGGACGTCATTAAAGAAAACCTGATGTGGGGCACCGGTCCGGGCAATTTTCGCGAACACTATCTCAAATATAAGCTCCCCGGTTCGAGTGAGGAAATCGCCGATCCACACAACCTGTTTCTCGACGTCTGGGCGAATGCCGGTTTGATTGCTCTGGCCGGTCTTTTATTAATCATCACGCTGGCAGGCTATCAGTGGTTCCTGAAGCCGCTGCTCCAAAAGCAGCCGTCAGACTCAAGATCTCCCGTGAATGATGAAGCTGATTCCTTCCAGCGTTTGGCGCTGGTTCTGGGTTTTGCTTTCACATTTCCCCTGCTCTGGATTCTGCAGCTCTTTCTGTCGGGCATCGATGAATCGGTGCTCTGGCTGTTTCTTCCCGGCTGGGTTGTCATTTATGTCCTGCTGCGAGGCGGAAGGAAACAGACCGCCGACCAAGCTGTACTGGATCTGTCTCCTACATCATTGATCCCCCTTTCACTGGCAGCCGGATTTGTCGCTCTCTCTGTGCATCTACTGGTGGCGGGTGGCATCGCGATGCCCGCCATCACCCAGACCTGGCTACTCCTGCTCGCGCTGGCTTTCCCGGTGACACCCGCTCCGTCTCCCGAAAATTCAGAACAGGTCGACTCGGAACAAGCACAACAGCGCCCCACCCAAAGTGTACATAAGAAAACCCTGGCTCTCGCTTTATGTGGTCTGTTATTGATTTTATTCGTGATGAGCGACTTTGCGCCAACATTTCAGAGTCAATCGCTCGTAAAGAGAGCAGAGCAGACGCTCATGCGTGGGCAGTCGGCTCGGATTGCGCAACAGCTATTCAGTCAGGCCGGTCAGGCGGACCCGTTCTCCCCCGAACCCTGGCAGGCCCTGGCTGAGCTGAAATTTAGAGAGGGAGTCCAGAATCGACAGGCTTTCGAGGAGGCTGTTTCTTTTAAACAGGCAGCCATTCAGCGAAATCCGTTGAGTCCGCTCAACTATTTTGAGCTGGGACGTCGGTACCATGAACAGTTCGAAGCATCTCATCAGCAGGAGGATCTGACCGACGCGATCGAAAATCTCAATCGGGCCGTTTCCGGTTACCCGCATAATGCCCGCTACCGCGCTCTGCTGGCGGAGGCCTTCCACGCAGCGGGACAAATCAGCGAAAGCCGGAAACAGGCCGAACAGGCACTCGAACTCGATCAGGCCAACCGCAGTGCACAACACGTGGACAAATATCTGACAGACGAAACGGTAAGTCGCATGAAACAAATAATTAACGAGAGACAAACGAATCAGAATTGA
- a CDS encoding DUF1573 domain-containing protein produces the protein MNFRTVTTVVVLFIALAGTVWLGRTNSELKTVAPVKPASEPDEKRPKIAPNGPYPKAVVPQPIYFFGSMAVGQSMSHKFVIKNEGEVPLEVQKGATTCKCTLSEMQDNLVPPGKHIEVELTWTPKAAQERFGQTATIYTNDPEKKEIKLQIEGAANSLISFTGDYQGSANWALPVMSSTEPVKYTGKIHTKYLDEFKILEIEADHPGLSSTFRPLTKQELKEVDAKTGYAVEVTADPDKFPLGGFNERMLLKTDIPNEPHDHPEGEGHDHKHDADPGTRDFIIQVSGNHTGPIRIVPTFGVRWDPASMHLNLGEFSAEKGKTAVLSMFVEGLDEPLKILDQQIEPGSLKFEIEKDESFDSKNKQRYLLKFIIPEGLPPVSFGRGNLAKVKLSTNHPRAKNIEFKVQFISL, from the coding sequence ATGAATTTTCGAACTGTTACAACTGTGGTTGTTCTGTTTATCGCCCTCGCGGGTACCGTCTGGCTGGGCCGGACCAATAGTGAACTCAAGACAGTTGCCCCCGTCAAACCAGCCTCCGAGCCGGATGAGAAGCGTCCTAAAATCGCACCTAACGGACCGTATCCCAAAGCAGTCGTACCACAGCCGATCTACTTCTTCGGCAGCATGGCAGTCGGGCAGTCCATGTCCCACAAATTTGTTATCAAAAATGAAGGCGAAGTTCCACTCGAAGTTCAGAAAGGGGCCACCACCTGTAAATGTACTCTGAGTGAGATGCAGGACAATCTGGTCCCGCCTGGCAAACATATTGAAGTCGAACTCACCTGGACCCCTAAAGCAGCTCAGGAACGCTTCGGCCAGACCGCGACGATTTACACCAATGATCCGGAGAAAAAAGAAATCAAACTCCAGATCGAAGGAGCCGCAAACAGCCTGATCTCCTTTACGGGCGATTATCAGGGGTCTGCCAACTGGGCCTTACCAGTCATGAGCAGCACGGAACCAGTTAAATACACCGGAAAGATTCATACGAAATATCTGGACGAATTCAAAATTCTGGAAATCGAAGCCGATCACCCCGGCCTCTCTTCCACCTTCCGACCGCTCACCAAACAGGAACTCAAAGAAGTGGACGCCAAGACCGGCTACGCGGTTGAAGTCACCGCAGATCCGGATAAATTCCCCCTGGGTGGTTTCAACGAACGCATGCTGCTCAAAACTGACATCCCCAACGAGCCACACGACCACCCAGAGGGCGAAGGACATGATCATAAACATGACGCCGATCCGGGAACCCGGGATTTCATCATCCAGGTTTCGGGAAATCACACCGGCCCCATCCGCATCGTCCCCACTTTCGGCGTCCGCTGGGATCCGGCCAGTATGCATCTGAATCTGGGCGAGTTTTCAGCAGAAAAAGGCAAAACAGCGGTCCTCTCCATGTTCGTGGAAGGGCTTGACGAACCACTGAAAATCCTCGATCAGCAGATCGAGCCAGGCTCCCTCAAATTTGAAATCGAAAAAGACGAATCCTTTGATTCCAAAAATAAACAGCGCTACTTACTGAAATTTATCATTCCTGAAGGGCTACCTCCTGTCTCATTTGGCCGTGGGAATCTGGCAAAGGTGAAATTAAGCACCAACCACCCCCGCGCCAAAAACATCGAGTTCAAGGTTCAGTTCATTTCACTGTAA
- a CDS encoding multiheme c-type cytochrome: MSYLPQSSFTCLLALLLTLLLGCEGQSTPPATTETATDTTPQSTAQTEPEPSAEKTPAETTSPKQPTVKSEEKQTPVAAGHTPAKSEKTPPKSSDTPPPKPIFEGWPTPKLAIVLTGERHGYLEPCGCTQNQTGGVSLLANLFKQIEDRKWPVTAFDLGGLVKRNRRQSQIKYETILAAMKDMKYGGVALGPEELRFGADIFLQLHNPDPPQPDTTPTFLAANLLVLETPELGKTKFKVVETNGVKIAVTSILGKSRKGQFPDITWQEPAKVLPEVIKEMQATKPDLMLLLSQSSKDESKELAKQFPEFDILLTAGGVEDPLGDPEYIGKTMMVDVGHKGKSAGVVGYYPDADAKGDPRKRFRFTVISLDRQRFKETPKMAEHMQFYQDRLKQEDLAAKELPIDHPRGATFVGAEKCGECHTKAYEKWLTTAHAHAYESLINGRKDQIERGDKIISRIYDPECLSCHVTGWHPQEVIRYKSGFVNKQQSPHLLGQQCENCHGPGSGHIELIDMDKVEEAKKVMRVTLAEAKKTTCYQCHDLDNSPKFEFDSYWEKIKHPWRD; this comes from the coding sequence ATGTCTTACCTGCCACAATCCTCTTTCACCTGCCTGCTGGCACTCTTACTGACTCTCCTTCTCGGATGCGAAGGGCAATCAACACCGCCCGCCACCACGGAAACAGCCACCGATACAACTCCGCAGAGCACTGCTCAGACAGAACCAGAACCGTCTGCAGAGAAAACCCCGGCGGAAACAACCAGTCCCAAGCAGCCAACCGTTAAATCTGAGGAAAAACAGACTCCAGTCGCCGCGGGGCACACGCCAGCCAAATCAGAAAAAACTCCCCCGAAATCATCTGATACACCTCCGCCCAAACCAATCTTCGAAGGCTGGCCCACTCCTAAATTGGCTATCGTCCTGACCGGCGAACGCCACGGATATCTGGAACCCTGTGGTTGCACACAAAACCAGACAGGCGGCGTCTCACTACTCGCTAATCTCTTCAAGCAGATTGAAGACCGTAAGTGGCCCGTTACTGCCTTTGACCTGGGCGGTCTGGTCAAACGCAACCGCCGACAGAGTCAGATCAAATACGAAACCATACTGGCTGCCATGAAAGACATGAAGTATGGCGGAGTGGCCCTCGGACCGGAAGAACTTCGTTTTGGAGCCGACATCTTTCTGCAGTTGCACAATCCGGATCCCCCACAGCCTGATACCACACCAACCTTCCTCGCGGCAAATCTCCTGGTCCTGGAGACCCCCGAACTGGGCAAAACCAAATTCAAAGTTGTTGAGACGAATGGAGTCAAAATCGCCGTCACATCCATTCTGGGGAAAAGTCGCAAAGGACAGTTTCCAGACATTACCTGGCAGGAACCCGCCAAAGTTCTGCCCGAAGTCATCAAAGAAATGCAGGCCACCAAACCAGACCTGATGTTATTGTTGTCGCAATCCAGCAAGGATGAATCCAAGGAACTCGCCAAGCAGTTCCCAGAGTTCGACATTCTGCTCACTGCCGGCGGCGTGGAAGACCCACTGGGTGATCCCGAGTATATTGGCAAAACGATGATGGTCGACGTAGGGCACAAAGGAAAAAGCGCCGGCGTGGTCGGCTACTATCCCGACGCCGATGCCAAAGGCGATCCCAGGAAACGTTTCCGCTTTACGGTCATCTCTCTCGACCGACAGCGGTTTAAAGAAACACCGAAAATGGCCGAACACATGCAGTTCTATCAGGATCGCCTCAAGCAGGAAGATCTGGCTGCTAAAGAACTGCCGATTGACCACCCCCGCGGAGCGACCTTCGTCGGAGCGGAAAAGTGTGGTGAATGCCACACCAAAGCCTATGAAAAATGGTTAACGACCGCCCACGCCCATGCCTACGAGAGCCTGATCAACGGCCGTAAGGATCAGATCGAACGGGGAGATAAAATCATCTCCCGCATCTATGATCCCGAGTGTCTCTCCTGCCACGTCACCGGCTGGCATCCGCAGGAAGTCATCCGCTACAAAAGCGGCTTCGTCAACAAACAACAGTCACCGCATCTGCTCGGACAGCAATGTGAAAACTGTCATGGCCCGGGAAGCGGACACATTGAACTCATCGATATGGACAAAGTCGAAGAGGCCAAAAAAGTCATGCGGGTCACGCTTGCCGAAGCCAAGAAAACCACCTGCTATCAGTGTCACGATCTGGATAACAGCCCGAAGTTTGAATTCGATTCTTACTGGGAAAAGATCAAACACCCCTGGCGGGACTGA